AATAGAgcaataaacgaataaatatatgaagttgCCCAATAAAATCTTCTTTGTTTGATGTCTACATTTGACGTTTGAGATAGCGTTAATATAAGAGACATtcaggctctgcctgttttcctcctaccataatgctggccactgccaatcaaatacataaaatgttgaCTACACTTATTTTTATGCTagcatatatttattcaatacTCACAATTTCAGAAGATTAAAGacaaagaagtacatgtacataaaagctGCTTTCTTAATCTTAACTAAATCATTCCCAAAATCTCACCTGTGCGCAATTCTGGCCTGGCTTCCATTTAtgcagaaattttttttgttaaaaatggaTTTTGGACTAAAACGACTTTCACCCAGAATACAGGAAAAGTAGTGAAACAAATGCTACTTGGCCATACCCTTCCCAAACTCCTATTTATTCAGCATTAGTCTTTCATTTCCTGACTCCTCTTAACCTTTCAACGCTCAAAAGGCATCATCTATTTCAAATTACAAAGACAAGCCAATAACTATCACGtacacaaagaaaaacacacatgcaGCGAtagtatataaacaaattttgaaTGCCCTGATACTTTTCTTACCTTTTTCCTGTTATTACATACAGTTCATCACATTTTATccctatatatgtgtgtgtgtggcttaTTGCATGTATTTCTGGATAAGCAACACTTTATACTTTGCTGTTTCTGttaacaaatatttaatttatgtcgtatatatatatatatatatatatacatatatatatatatatataatttgtgtctatatacatgtagatatatatatataatagaagGCCATGCCATATTTTTCTATTAATTAGGAACTGCTTATATATATGGAAAAAGCTATTCATTTATCTTTGTGAAAATTGTCATGACTGGAGTTTTGACCTCACCTTTTTCTGAGCGACCTTCAGGTCCCATTCTGTTGTGAAAGCTGTATCATCATCAAGAATGTCATCCTGTAACATAAACCAGTGGGGAGGCTAAggtaagcctaaacaagccaaTGTGCATCACACACGTTCCAAAGGTGTGTACAAGGAGTATGGCCGAACAGTACCAATATCTCATGGTGTAGCTTTGGTAGCTAGATGCATGGTCACAACCATGTTCTACAAAGTTCATCACAACGCTGTCACCAAGTTGCCATCTGGTAACAAATGAGTTAACCAACTCCATGGCAAAGGTTGGTGTCATTCATGTGAAACTGTTCAGTAACCATGACTAGGTGCATTGTCAACCAGTCCCGTACCAAGCTGTAACAAACTGAACAGTAACAAGAAGTAACAAAGTGAGCAGTAACAAGATGTAACAAAGTGAGCAGAAACAAGAACAATAGTACCAACCGGACCCTGACAGTTTGTCTGTATACTGGGATGCCTACAGAGAACCCTTAAAACATACCTCACATAAATGTCATCTTCCAAATCTGATTCTTCATCATCAACGTCAGgctgtaacaaacaaaaaaaaaaaaaaatacatacatgtatgtgcatatatgtcTCACCAGGAGAATTTTCAGGTaagcatacagtacatgtacaacatggaGTACTGCCATTACCACCATACCATTGTGATGTCGTCTAAAGCAATCATATGTGTATACAggtcatatatgtataaacatgaaAATACTCTGGATCACATTATATAACTCCAagaatggaataataaaaaaaacaaataaatacatattgtaattcttcaaccttttcgaatgtttgcaaagtgttcactcaagcacattctgaaggcattattctgtgttgactgatgaaattatactttttgtgaagctgcCAAATtcaaacaatgtagttttgcatAAATCGCAttttgaaagttgctctttgatatatgaaaaggttgaggaattagcgTCCATGTAATTACAACCACCACCCTCTCCCCCTACCATGTGCTTACAAGTGTACCCCAGGAGATTTTGTTGAgtattcatgaaaaaaaaaaatttgatttctcTCTCTAGATCCATAAAGGATTTGCAGAGAATCTTTGGCTGATTCTGGCACCTGTTCATGAAATTCTCCTGCTAGAGTACCTACCTTAGGTTCTCTCCATGCCAACATGTTGTCTGCAGACTTTTTCGTGTACATAtacgctatatatatatatatatatatacccatgcACAACCATAAGTCTTCACTGGTAATACACACCTTTGTCATAATGTGCTAATTGGTGTCTGGCAGGTGgctaaaatgaacacaaatattctcctgACTGTTCACTTATATGGCTTTATAACTGGCGCTTTACGGCCAATTTTCACAGCTAACTAGGGAACAGCTGGTAACACATTTATGTGTCTAGCCAGGTATACCTCCAGGTGGGTCACTGTCGCTAATTAGCTACTCATGATCCTGTCCCCCAATACCATATTGTACACTACAGGTATTTTAAATATCCGCATGAAAACAAGTACTGAATTTTGCTGTTGACGTGTTTTTTAACGTATGTGACAACAAAGTAGCTTTTCAGAGGTCTTTTATTGGATACAGATGTCTTAAAACTAAGACTTTATCAGTATACAGCAGCCAGTCCGACAGTTGATGAGCTAGGCCACAGACATACGATAATTGTGAATGCTATCAAAACACAACAATTAGCGGGGATACTAACCCTACAATGCAACTATATAAGAACTGCCCCTGGTTTGTTGCTATAGTGACATCGATTTGCCTCTCATGTCACTTTAGAAAAATCATGAATGCTGacagaaaatacatacatgtacacgcaatTAAACGAGTTTAATTTACAAAGCAGCACAGCAAATAAAAACAGCTGTGTTAAACTTCCGTTTCCACATCTGTTTTATTActttaaaaactaaacattcCCAATCACCTAAAAGTTAAAAGTTACTTGTTTTAGCTTGCAGAGAACAACACTTAATTTCCATGATTCACAGGAGTCAAAgacatacattgtacactgcCATGAATTAAGGTACATGCAGTAACAATCAATTTAGCCTGTGATCATTGTGATTGCATTGTACAGGAACATGGCCCTGTGCTGGctgttactgtaatttttcaacctttttgcatgcacggtgtttattcaagcatattctgaaggcattgttctgtgttgacagattttaatttttgcaTAGCCCTGAAGCcggccaatccaatcaatgtagttttgtctctaaaatcaaattacaaatgtgcataaattgcactgaaagctgctctttcatatgcaaaaaggttgaggaattatgatAGTTAATTTCCTCAAGCATTAACTTCTGAAACTGTTCCAAAGGCCTCAaagcttacatgtaattacgccgcaaaaatcaaaacaattctGACAGATCACCTTGTTGTTCgtaaattacaaattacaatTACAAATTAGGGTAGTTAATTTCCTTCAGCATTAACTTCCAAAACTGTTCCAATAGGCCTCAAAACTTACGTGTAATTACGccgcaaaaatcaaaaaaattctGACAGATCACCTTGTTgatcataaataataaaacagtaagttaccaattaacacaaatgttaacAACACAGCAATCCAAAGACTAGTGTGGGGCCTCCGTGCTTTgattggttagcacgctagtgcagcataatgatccAGGaccctcttaccaatgcagttgctgcgagttcaagtcaagctcatgctggctttctctccagccatacatgggaaggtctgccaggaacctgtggatagtcgtgggtttcccccaggctgtgcccacTTTCGTCcgaacataatgctggccgccatcgcacaactgaaatattcttgagtatggcgtaaaacaccaatcaaataaataaatagatcaggGTGGTGGGCGTTAAGCACAAATTTAAGCGAGAGTGTGAACCATATTCACATAGTAAGATGTAGTGAAAATTATAAGTCtagctgacccaaacataaaaccttactatGGGATTACAAACATATAGAAACTATATCTACCTATGAGGTTCACAAGCAtgtcatttcaaaaaaaaaattcagcaaaatatcaaaatttaataataatattccTACAATATACTACACTGAAATGAGAGTATTTCCTTAGCATAATCTATGGTAAACGACCCAAAGTTCAATCTTGGTGTTTTTAGGATGATAACGGATACACTGAAATAAGAGTACTTCCTTAGCATAATCTATGGTAAACGACCCAAAGTTCAATCTTGATGTTTTTAGGATGATAACGGATACACTGAAATAAGAGTACTTCCTTGGCATAATCTATGGTAAACAACCCAAAGTTCAATCTTGGTGTTTTTAGGATGGTAAGGGCTACACTGAAATGAGAGTACTTCCTTGGCATAATCTATGGTGAACAACCCAAAGTTCAATCTTGATGTTTTTAGGATGGTAAGGGCTACACTGAAATGAGAGTACTTCCTTAGCATAATCTATGGTAAACGACCCAAAGTTCAATCTTGGTGTTTTTAGGATGGTAAGGGCTACACTGAAATAAGAGTACTTTCTTGGCATAATCTATGGTAAACAACCCAAAGTTCAATCTTGGTGTTTTTAGGATGGTAAGGGCTATGCTGCAATGAGAGTATTTCCTTGGCATAATCTATGGTAAATGACCCAAAGTTCAATCTTGGTGTTTTTAGGATGATAACGGATACACTGAAATAAGAGTACTTTCTTGGCATAATCTATGGTAAACAACCCAAAGTTCAATCTTGGTGTTTTTAGGATGGTAAGGGCTATGCTGCAATGAGAGTATTTCCTTGGCATAATCTATGGTAAATGACCCAAAGTTCAATCTTGGTGTTTTTAGGATGGTAAGGGCTACACTGAAATAAGAGTACTTCCTTGGCATAATCTATGGTGAACAACCCAAAGTTCAATCTTGGTGTTTTTAGGATGGTAAGGGCTACGCTGCAATGAGAGTATTTCCTTGGCATAATCTATGGTAAATGACCCAAAGTTCAATCTTGGTGTTTTCAGGATGGTAAGGGCTACACTGAAATAAGAGTACTTCCTTGGCATAATCTATGGTGAACAACCCAAAGTTCAATCTTGATGTTTTTAGGATGGTAAGGGCTACACTGAAATGAGAGTACTTCCTTAGCATAATCTATGGTAAACGACCCAAAGTTGAATCTTGGTGTTTTTAGGATGATAACGGATACACTGAAATAAGAGTACTTCCTTGACATAATCTATGGTAAACAACCCAAAGTTCAATCTTGGTGTTTTTAGGATGGTAAGGGCTACACTGAAATGAGAGTACTTCCTTGGCATAATCTATGGTAAATGACCCAAAGTTCAATCTTGGTGTTTTTAGGATGGTAAGGGCTACACTGAAATGAGAGTACTTCCTTGGCATAATCTATGGTGAACAACCCAAAGTTCAATCTTGGTGTTTTTAGGATGGTAAGGGCTACGCTGCAATGAGAGTATTTCCTTGGCATAATCTATGGTAAATGACCCAAAGTTCAATCTTGGTGTTTTTAGGATGGTAAGGGCTACACTGAAATAAGAGTACTTCCTTGGCATAATCTATGGTGAACAACCCAAAGTTCAATCTTGATGTTTTTAGGATGGTAAGGGCTACACTGAAATGAGAGTACTTCCTTAGCATAATCTATGGTAAACGACCCAAAGTTCAATCTTGGTGTTTTTAGGATGATAACGGATACACTGAAATAAGAGTACTTCCTTGACATAATCTATGGTAAACAACCCAAAGTTCAATCTTGGTGTTTTTAGGATGGTAAGGGCTACACTGAAATGAGAGTACTTCCTTGGCATAATCTATGGTAAATGACCCAAAGTTCAATCTTGGTGTTTTTAGGATGGTAAGGGCTACACTGAAATGAGAGTACTTCCTTGGCATAATCTATGGTGAACAACCCAAAGTTCAATCTTGATGTTTTTAGGATGGTAAGGGATACACTGAAATGAGAGTACTTCCTTGGCATAATCTATGGTAAACAACACAAAGTTCAATCTTGGTGTTTTTAGGATGGTAAGGGCTACACTGAAATGAGAGTACTTCCTTGGCATAATCTATGGTGAACAACACAAAGTTCAATCTTGGTGTTTTTAGGATGGTAAGGGATACACTGAAATAAGAGTTCTTCCTTGGCATAATCTATGGTAAACAACTCAAAGTTCAATCTTGGTGTTTTCAGGATGATAAGGGCTACACTGAAATAAGAGTACTTCCTTGGCATAGTCTATGGTAAACAACCCAAAGTTCAATCTTGGTGTTTTTAGGATGGTACGGGATACACTGATATAAGAGTACTTCCTTGGTATAATCTATGGTAAACAACCCAAAGTTCAATCTTGGTGTTTTTGGGATGGTAAGGGATACACTGAAATAAGAGTACCTCCTTGGCATAATCTATGGTAAACAACCCAAAGTTCAATCTTGGTGTTTTTAGGATGGTAAGGGATACACTGAAATAAGAGTACCTCCTTGGCATAATCTATGGTAAACAATCCAAAGTTCAATCTTGGTGTTTTTAGGATGATAAGGGCTACACTGAAATAAGAGTACTTCCTTGGCATAATCTATGGTAAACGACTCGAAGTTTCATCCTCACATTTGCAAAGATATCCCATGATTCACTGCGTTCATTGTGGCTCTTACTGACTGGCATTTTCCGACAAATGGGAATTCGGGAGACAAGTCTCAGGAGATTAAGCGTGACTACCCTGACTGAGTAACCTCTGATGAAATTATAGTCATACAGATTggatttgtttacatgtaggtccaaACCATTTACAATCACAGGGCTCAAAATTTCCACCTGTCTGCCCATCAATCAGGTGAATTTTACTGgcaaaaggcaaaaaaataatcttacctGTCGCAGGCAACACTTAACTCACATCTGGGCAAATTTGCATTCCGTTAATCATAAAACGAGCACTTTATTTTGACCTACTGCATGGCCAGTGACCCCATGTAAGTGTTGTGTGAACTCTGTTGTACTGCCGGCTTATGGCTGACCAATACAAGTGGATCATTTCACTTGGTGAAGTATGCGAACTTAAGCTCAGACAAATCCAGTGTCTCACAATATGCTGGACTAGCTCACAGTTCTACCAAAAAGGGGTAAAAGTAAATCATGGTGGTTTTTGGAAACCTTGCATGAAGTATGTGTTTCTGTGTATAATGGGAGGTTCCCAATATAAAACTGCAAGGAAGAGAACTCTTTTGCAATTGAAGGACAGTTTGGActcaaaacaaaatatgttaaataGACTTGACATTTTACTGGAATTATACGAGAAgttgatgacagatatttctcatcTGAATTCATTtgtagctgaaatacatttacacagataTTAATTGCATAACAAGGGCTCTACACAGCTTCGGTGGCCCAACGGCtaaagcgtccgcctcgaagtcaggtGAAAacaggatcaaacccaggtcgggtcgtaccaaagacttGCTGCTACCTCGATGGCAATCAAAACGCATTTGTGGTGAGATCTGAACTTTTGACCAACGTCAGAAATAGCTTGATGGAATCATCCTCTGAACACTACCAGAGTCTATATATTGTACTTCTCTTTTGTAACTCTCAATGAATAAAATACTACAATACCTGGATGTCTTTcttacatacactgtgtattaTAGCTATTAAAAGAGTGGCATATGTTGCACCTTGGGTTTTCTGTCTGCCCCAAAATACAAGTACTCTTTCACttattcttcaacattttctgcAACCAGcatttcaaagaaataatttgtgcCTTTAAAGGCACAAACAACTCAATTTTGGCATTTTTTCACAGTAATTGTAGGCATCAATTCTGCTGACAAAAAAGTGccttagtggttgaaaaggttgaagatttatatatgatttataCAATTTATAATGAATTACTGTTACCAcagtatttacatacatgaGCTCATGGTTTTGCACTTGAAACGTAAGTAAAGCCATGTGCTGCTGCTAGACTGTTCAATAAGCTATGTGGCAAATAAATGTGGACTTACCTCCGAGCTAGGctgttttttatttgtagaGGAACACAGGCTTACAGCtctgagcaaaaaaaaatacacaaataggGTTTATCTCACATATTTTATGACCTGTTTTAATAGAAGATAGTAGATCCACTCAACAGCTTAGCATCAATAAATGAActctgaaaaaattaattttaatgatttgaatattttgaCTTAAATTATCAGAATATGAAGTGTGTTAGTTGTCAGAATTGAGGCACCTCACtgattacatgcacatgaagtAAGATCCATTTATTATAAgggaggcctccatggctcagttggttagcgcactagcacagagtaatgacccaggagcctctcaccaatgcggttactatgagttcaaacccagctcatgctggtttcctctccagtcgtaagtgggaaggtcttccagcaacctgtggatggtcgtgggtttcccccgggctctgcacggtttcctcccaccataatgctggccgcagtcgtataagcgaaacatttttgaatagggcatacaacaccaatcaaataaataaataaataaacttattattattattacactgTCAAATGTGTTAACAAAagcaacactacatgtacaaaatttttATTACCACCATAACATGTTTATTTGAGCAGAAATGTTCTTAGAACCAGACATTGGGAGCTCTAATATCTGGTTCAACAAAGTACCTCGGTTCAAAACCATGACCAACAGTCATCGACACGTATGCATATGGTAAGAGTAGCTAAACTGAGGCTCATTTATATTCCATGAGCAGTTCAATATTCTGAAATTTGTATACGTACATTATTCACAGGTTAtcatacaaaaacaataaacagttaTTGCCACAAACTTTAGACAGTCAGGTAACAGGcctgaaatatacatatatcagattCATGTGGAAACAGAATAAGAATTGCTGAATAGTGAAGTGAACTTTTAAAAACACTTACTTATTCAAAACATCAGAAAGATTCAACTTGTTGAGGGATCCAACCAAGTACTGTGAAAAGAGGGGAGATAGGATTAGTGAAACTTGGTTACTCTCAGATTTGACATAACAATCTTTATCTGAAATTACTTGAAAGTCTCTAATTTTAAGAATAGTTTTTGAAGTAAGATTTGTCAAATATATTTGCAAGAAGTAACTTGTGTGACTTTCACATCTGTGTTTCGCAGAACTCCCATTCTGCGGAAAAGTCCATTTTCgctaaagaaaataaagaaatgggATTAAAGAAGGAACAAGGTtgctttttggtgttttttctttttttcactgtgaaaatattttacatcaaGTACATTGTTATGTATACTCCTGTAATCCATTTCATCAGCATTGGAAACTACAGTTCTCTGTGAAAGcaatgacctttggcaaataactAACAGACTTTTCCACATCAAGAAAGGAATCTTAACCACTCAGGTTAATACAATCAACCcatctcctgtacatgtacatagagacaGAAATAGATAGATAGAGATGGCAGAAGGGACCTAATGATAAATGTATTCAACAATTTAcatgaagaaaaacataaacTATTGGtctaaaagcaaaaaaaaaacggatttatttatctgattggggATGAACACCCTACTCATAAAAATGACACCATAAAAAGGACATCGTACCTCATTTAACGTAGAGGCCCACGCTGTCATACAAGGTTCAGCATCCACTTTGAAATATCCATCTCGTTCATCTGTAAAGCAAACATCAGCAGTGTAACACCTGATCCATCAAAAACAGAAAAGGCTGACAATTCTTGCCATGCTTCATGTTATTTGGCCTGTTACAAGTACTTCAACATGAATACAGTCAGTCTAATGACACAGAACACGAAAAGGTAATCACCCATCAAGAAACACAAGTTTCAAGTTCAAACCCGGCTTTGAACAGAGAATTTGATAGCTTGGTGATGATACTAGACATTCATGAGGCCATTCATGCCATCTTAAAAGGTTGGTTGAAGACTGCTTTGTCTTCccccaatatggtgtgcatatctgtatgccaAAGTGGGACcctttgtcagtaacttgccaaagttcagAGGTTAAATATGCCAGGCACTTTGACCAACACTCTATGAGATAAACATTCTTTAGtaagacattaaacaacaattcaAATAATTTGACAACAATGTTACTTGATAAAATCATTCAgtcttaaataataaaaaacttTCAAGTTGCTAAAAATGAAGTTAGGTAAGTGGACTGCTAGGTACACTTACAGTaggtcaagggagataacttagcCAAACAGTTATGTTTCATTGAACTTGGCTGTATTAAAGACAAATTTGCAAAACATTAAATccatacaaacaaaacatttgtagCCTTTCAacgcacatgtacaaacagagaAGGCCACTCACCCATGGGACAATGCAGTTTAAATTCATGTTCACTAGAAAGCAACATGCTCAGAGTCACTGCACCATTTCTCTCGCCTAgtgactgaaacaaaaaaatacatgtgaaaaaaaatacatgcagatacatATGAGAGAATTATGAAAATCAGAAATGATGTGTTCTTATGCTCAAATGTGTCAACCTTTCAAATTTCTaatgtgatatacatttattagtGCGATATGAGTTTCACATAATGTACAATTATGCCTGTTCAAAGATATACgttacaatacatgcatgtacatgtatgtatggcaTCTGGGGACACCAAAAGGTGTTTTCTAGATTAATAGTGTAACCCTGCAAAGCCTACCAAATCACTAAGTGGTCCCcagcataggtttagccaggaGGTAACAGTCTTTGAGATGCCCTActgtgacaaaattaacatgagAGAGATAAGgaaaaataggagaaaattggaaatgagacaccCTGATTACAAATTTTTCCTAAATCTAGTCCCCAGTGATGATTTGCAGGTGAACAGCTGTTTGAGCTTCACACCAGACAGTCTAACTACAGTGGATTatagacatttacatgtacatatacatatctgaGATTTGAAAGCAAGGCTATTGCTGCATGACATAATCATAAGGAGAGGTCAGACATATGCATCGTGAACAAAACCAATGTGAACTGAACAACCGGCTGTGATTTAACATAAacaaaatttgcaagttttgtGTCATACCCATCACAGCGCATGTGGCACTCCCTAtatttgctttacatcactgccaccactaacaAATTTAACAGAGAAATCTAAAACAAGATCACATGCAGGGGCATGAGTAGTGAGGCTAAACCTGAATGAGCCCACCTTGCCTAGTGGTGGCACTGATACAAAGCAAGTGTACAGAGTGACGCATGTGCCAAACCAAATATCAACTATATATAGTTATGCTTATGTTATAGTGACATCTAGTGAAGGGGCACAGCCTTTCAGTTTTCTCCTATACACCGAAGCTAGTGATGCTGAAAAAATATCGCAGCAGCACACGAgtaaaaaagtttgaaaataacaatttgaaatgaaatgCTCTATGTGCTAACACATCTCCAGACCCACACACAATAGACAGACCTTGAGTAAATGATTGAGTGAATGCTTCAATGGGATGGGTtaccagtcattgcactgtcACTTTTATGCTGAATGCCAAACAaggaagtaacaacttcctcttttaaggtcttaggtgtgacctgacccaggattgaccctggatctaccgactGTGCATAGACCTTGAAGTACAGGTGCTTGCACCTGATTTATGGCTCTTGTGTTAATGAatcaatgttttcattttggtCAAAAATTAACACAGGTTATGTATGTGAGGGTGAGAAGAGAGAGGTTTTTTGTCTCAAGAACACTAagacagtatatttatttatttatttgattgatgttctatGCCCATAGTCAAGAGTATTTAActcatatgatggcagccagcattatggtgtgagaaaaccgagcaaagcccaggggaaaaacacgaccatccgcaggttgctagcacaTCTTCCCAAaaacgaccagagaggaagccagcatgacctagTCTTGAATTCATatcaactgcattggtgagaggctcctgggtcttggCACTAccctagcatgctaaccacctcagccacagaggctcACTCACTTAAGACAGTATAACCATCTGATGGGGGCCAAGGTACACGTATGAAACAATCGAATATACACGTATCAGTCTTGTTAATGAAAAGAAATGCAATCTGAAGGCCAGTAGCTGCTTTCTGATTTAGTTTTCAATATGGCGGCAACTGTAGGCCTAGCCATGAGGTCATCCAATATAGCCTGTTGTGACAgagctatacatgtagatgttgctATTTCATGTGAACTGCTTTGGAATAAATTTTGCTGTAAGGACTACTGccttttaacaaaatatatagaTGTATCAGCATTTGAACTCTCAATATTTTATTGAAAcctaacaaaataaataggcCAATCTCAAATCCTCCAAAAATCTACTCCTCtattaa
Above is a window of Liolophura sinensis isolate JHLJ2023 chromosome 7, CUHK_Ljap_v2, whole genome shotgun sequence DNA encoding:
- the LOC135470628 gene encoding uncharacterized protein LOC135470628 — its product is MAERCADGNETNDRAKEHADSLLREFETWQETTGSDEVFLLESLGERNGAVTLSMLLSSEHEFKLHCPMDERDGYFKVDAEPCMTAWASTLNEYLVGSLNKLNLSDVLNKAVSLCSSTNKKQPSSEPDVDDEESDLEDDIYVRYVLRVLCRHPSIQTNCQGPDDILDDDTAFTTEWDLKVAQKKVRSKLQS